The proteins below come from a single Periophthalmus magnuspinnatus isolate fPerMag1 chromosome 7, fPerMag1.2.pri, whole genome shotgun sequence genomic window:
- the tnfrsf9a gene encoding tumor necrosis factor receptor superfamily member 9a: MLVLPVLMCLLLLRVSNCSPGQGCMQWDLSGEDVCCISCRPGNYLVSECGEDPSTLCAPCRPNMFAPSQTADKCQHCNQCIDPQVTVSSCTNSTDTVCRCKKGFLCGNQQCSFCVEECGKGQEPTSDRSCRPCPPGTFNDRTHQKCKAWTRCPNQIMEKHGDAFSDSKCGNVSVLPVAIQEKNEPRPDQTSGGLSVILFSAFGTAVFVLLIVVMFMTLAQAKHKKATEPRTSEETVTKIPIPYTPTDDPATLRAVECSFHEAEQEQGSSSESLLP, translated from the exons atgcTTGTTCTGCCTGTGCTCatgtgtctgctgctgctgcgcgTCTCAAACTGCAGCCCGGGACAGGGGTGTATGCAGTGGGACCTGAGCGGGGAGGACGTCTGCTGCATCAGCTGTCGACCAG gaAACTATCTTGTGTCTGAGTGCGGCGAGGACCCCAGCACGCTGTGTGCGCCGTGTAGACCCAACATGTTCGCCCCGTCCCAGACCGCGGACAAGTGTCAGCACTGCAACCAGTGCATAG ACCCTCAGGTGACGGTGTCGTCCTGCAccaactccacagacacagtgtGTAGATGTAAAAAAGGCTTTTTATGTGGAAACCAGCAGTGCTCCTTCTGTGTGGAAGAGTGCGGCAAAGGACAAGAACCAACCAGCGACC gCTCGTGTCGGCCGTGTCCACCTGGAACCTTCAACGACCGGACTCATCAGAAGTGCAAAGCCTGGACCAG GTGTCCAAACCAAATCATGGAGAAACACGGAGACGCGTTCAGTGACTCCAAGTGTGGGAATGTTTCCGTTCTCCCAGTGGCTATTCAAGAGAAAAACG AGCCCCGCCCCGACCAAACCTCAGGAGGTCTGTCCGTCATTCTGTTCTCCGCCTTTGGAACGGCCGTTTTCGTCCTTCTGATCGTAGTGATGTTCATGACTTTAGCGCAAGCGAAGCATAAAAAAGCAACGGAGCCACGGACGTCAGAGGAAACGGTCACAAAAATTCCAATACCCTACACGCCGACAG aCGACCCGGCGACGCTCAGGGCCGTCGAGTGCAGTTTCCACGAGGCCGAGCAGGAACAAGGAAGCAGCTCGGAGTCGCTCCTGCCCTGA